GCCGCGACGGGCGCGTAGGTCGACGCGGTCGCGCCGGAGACGGCCACGTTCGCCACGAACCAGCGGTACGAGAACGTCGTCGGCACGGGTGCCCAGGTGCCGGTCGCGGCCGTGAGGGTCGAGCCCACCTGGGCCGTCCCGCTGATGGTGGGCGTCGGCACGGTCGTGAACGTCGACGGCGTGGTGACGGGCGCGGCCACGACGGCAGCGCTCGCGGCGCTGGTCTTCGCCGCGGTCGTGTAGCCCGAGCGGCTGCCGGTGACGGTGACCGTGATGCGCTTGCCGACGTCGGCCGCGGCGGGCGTGTAGGTGGAGGCCGTGGCGCCGGTGACGGCCACGTTGGCCACGAACCAGCGGTAGGCGAAGGTCGTCGGCACGGGCGCCCACGTGCCGGTGGCCGCGGTGAGCGGCGTGCCGACCTTCGGGGTCCCGGTGATCGTCGGCGTCGGCACGGTGGTGAAGGCGACGGGGGAGGGCGCGGCCGCCACGGTCGCGGTCGCGGCGCTCGACTTGGCGAGCGACGTGTAGCCGGACTTGTTCGCAGTCACGGTCAGCGTGATCTTCTTGCCGAGGTCCGCCGCGACGAGCGTGTACGCGGATCCGGTCGCGCCGGAGATCGCGACCCCGTTGCTCCACCACTTGAAGGTGAACGAGTCGGGCTGCGGCGCCCAGGTGCCGGTGACGGCGAAGAGGGTGGAGCCGACCTGGGCGGTGCCGGTGATCGACGGCTGGGGCGCGGTGGTGAAGGTGACGGCGGTGGTGCGGACGGCGGCGGTGCCGGCGGGCGCGTCGGCGGCGATGGCGCTGGTCGCCATGCCCGCCTGCGCGGAGGCCACGAGGGCCAGCGAGAGGAGGCCGACGAGGGCGCGTCGGCGTGCGGTTGTCATGGTGCTCCTGGATCCGGGGGCCGCTTCGGGTGCGGCCGTCGGGCATGCTTACCGGCTCCTCCCAGGTGCTGTCGTGTACCCAGTTCGGGCTCCGTTCCCGCAATGCGCCGCTGATCGGGTCGATGCCGTCGGCACCCGCGACCCGCGGGGGTCTCCCGTACCGTGGTGGGCGTCGCCAGCCGGACGACGCCCACCCGAGCATCGGAGGCTCCGCATGGCCGCATCCACCCGCATCCTCCCGCCCCGGATCAGCGACCCGCGGCTCGAGGGGCTCGCCGACGGCGACCCGTCCGACCTCGACGCGCACGCGTCCTTCGAGCGGCTGCGCTTCGCCGACGCCGACCTCACGGACGCCGACCTCGTCGACATCGGGTTCGAGGAGTGCGCGCTCGAGCGGATCCGCCTGCACGAGGCCGACCTCACCGCCGCGAGCCTCGTGGACGTTCTCGCCTCACGCCTCGACGCGCCCGTGCTGAAGGCGCCGCGCATCCGGATGCGCGACGTGCGCCTCGAGGGCTCGCGCGTGGGATCCGCCGAGCTCTACGACGCGTCGCTCTCCTCCGTGCACATCACCGACTGCCAGCTCGGCTTCGTGAACCTGCGCGGCTCGAAGATCACCGACCTGCTCATCACCGACTGCGCCATCGAGGAGCTGGATCTCCGCGGCACCGCCGGCATGCGCGTCGCGTTCGCCCGCACCACCATCGGCACGCTCGACCTCGCCGACTCGTCGCTCACGCACCTCGATCTCCGCGGCGCCGAGATCATGGACCTCGACACCCCCGACGGCCTCCGCGGCGCCGTGCTCGACTCGACCCAGCTCATGGCGCTCGGGCCGGTCTTCGCGCGGCAGTTCCGCGTGCGCGTCGAGGACTGAGGACAGGCCGGCCCGGCGGATCAGCCGCGCGATGCCGCCCGACGCGACGTGTCCGGCGACGCGAGCAGCCACAGCAGGTAGAGGCCGCCGATCGCGGAGGTGGCGAGCCCGACCGGGATCTGGAAGGGGCTGAGCAGGCGGCCGGCCACGAGGTCGGCGACGCTCAGCAGCAGCGCCCCGACCACGAGCGCGGGCAGCATGCGGCCGCGACTCCCGGGCATCATGCGGCGGGCGAGGTGGGGCGCGGCGAGCGCGACGAACCCGACCGGGCCCACGGCCGCGACCCCGACCGCGGCCAGCGCGACGCCCGCCGCGAGCAGCACGGTCCGCCACCTGCCCACGTCGAGGCCGAGCGCGCGGGCGGTGTCGTCGCCCATCTCGAGCATGCGCAGCGGCGGCTCGCCGAGGAACGCGAGCGGCACGATCACCGCCAGCACCAGCACGGCGGGCGCGACCTGCGGCCAGGAGATCCCGTTGAGCGTGCCGAAGCGCCAGGTCGCGGCGGCCTGCGCCAGCTCGAGGTCGCTGCGGGTGATGAGGAAGTCGTTCACCGACGCCAGCATCGCGCCGACCGCGATGCCCACCAGCACGAGCCGCTCGCCCGTGGTCGCCGTGCGGGAGCTCATGAGGTGCACGGCGAACGCGGTCGCGAAGCCGCCCACCACCGTGCCGAGGGCGATGGACCCGGCGGAGGAGGGGGCGGCCGCGGTGGATCCCGTCACCAGGATCGCGACGAGCCCGCCGGTTGCCGCGCCCGTGCTGAAGCCGATGACGTCCGGGCTGCCGAGCGGGTTGCGCGAGACGCTCTGGAACACCATCCCGCTGAGGCCGAGC
This genomic interval from Clavibacter michiganensis contains the following:
- a CDS encoding FecCD family ABC transporter permease — encoded protein: MRPRIPRRDRVVLGILVLAVLGAAAVGLGPGAYPLSPAQALDALLGGGDAQARFIVADQRLPRVVCAVAVGAALGLSGMVFQSVSRNPLGSPDVIGFSTGAATGGLVAILVTGSTAAAPSSAGSIALGTVVGGFATAFAVHLMSSRTATTGERLVLVGIAVGAMLASVNDFLITRSDLELAQAAATWRFGTLNGISWPQVAPAVLVLAVIVPLAFLGEPPLRMLEMGDDTARALGLDVGRWRTVLLAAGVALAAVGVAAVGPVGFVALAAPHLARRMMPGSRGRMLPALVVGALLLSVADLVAGRLLSPFQIPVGLATSAIGGLYLLWLLASPDTSRRAASRG
- a CDS encoding pentapeptide repeat-containing protein, producing MAASTRILPPRISDPRLEGLADGDPSDLDAHASFERLRFADADLTDADLVDIGFEECALERIRLHEADLTAASLVDVLASRLDAPVLKAPRIRMRDVRLEGSRVGSAELYDASLSSVHITDCQLGFVNLRGSKITDLLITDCAIEELDLRGTAGMRVAFARTTIGTLDLADSSLTHLDLRGAEIMDLDTPDGLRGAVLDSTQLMALGPVFARQFRVRVED